The sequence below is a genomic window from Scylla paramamosain isolate STU-SP2022 chromosome 38, ASM3559412v1, whole genome shotgun sequence.
gttttccatgtttattaacgttttggtacgtaaggagctgaaaacactcaaaagacacattgtaccaaaaagctcaaaaacactcatatttcaagttttttttttttttttagcgaagatgttctgattcttctcatattgtgatttgtatgcttttttttttttttggtctttgaccaaatatacgtttttgtttttgtttttatccatTTAAAGAAATGTTCATGGAtgtctaagaagctaaaaaaaaagacactcatattacaggtttctgttaatatcgtttcgtttctaataatggtattttgcatacatttttttctccttaaattgtgttttgcatttttttctttttaccgatttggaacgtaaaaaagcaaaaaaaaaaaaaaagatactcaaAGGGAACGTTTTTGatgaagttttgttttcccatacagggtgttttccaGCATTTTCAGCGTTTTAATGCCTAAGaaactcataaacacccaaatgacattttcttggtaatgtcgtttcgttacctcatattggttgctttccatgcattttggtgcgtaacaagcgcaaaatcactcaaaacacacgtttttgttaaagttgttctgtttctatcgaaagggtgtttttaaaagtatgcgttttagcgtttttatacgtaagaaggtcaaaaacacacaaaagacatgaCTCTGATGAAGTTCTTTTGTTCTCTAATATAGCGTGttatccatgctttttagagttttggtacgtaagaatctgaaaagcactcaaagacatattttttggtaatattttcttttctcataaagGATGCACATTAGCGTTTTGGCATCTGacagcaaaaaaacaaacattcatattacacgtttttagcattgtAATTCTGATCCTTCTTATGAagtgcttttaggcgttttggtcaCTAACAAGGTGGTAATCACTCGTAgtaaacgtttttgacaatgtcaTTCTTATCTCCAtataaagttttatttatttgttttaacatttttggtacctatgaagctcaaaaaacactcataatatagaTTTAAgttaataacttttcgtttcccatatactATCCATGCATTcctaccgttttggtacctaacaatctataaaacactcaaaatgcacgttttttataatgatattttatttcccaatataatgttttttttatgctttttttttatgattttggtgcctaatacgcttataaacacctaaatgacacctTCCTGATGATGTGGTCTTGATACCCAGTATATGgtgctttgtatacattttgatgttttgattcctaacaagctcaaaaacactcaaaacgcgtttttggtaatgttctattttttcccgaaagggtgttttgtaaaCGTTTTAGAGGTCTTgtacgaaagaagctcaaaaaacaatcaaaagatatGATTTTGataaaatgtatttatttatatattttttgtttttgtacgtaagctgaaaagctctcataatacacgtttttcttaatattgttttcttttcccataaaggttGACGTGCATGCTCTTTTGCGTTTTATATCttacaacctcaaaaacacgaatattacacgtttttagcaatgttcatcttattattcctatagggtgctttatataatgtatttcagtgtttttcagctttttacgtatcgaaacgctaaagagcatggaaaacacgctcTATTGGAAAGAAAAATCTCATTCGCGTCtttggaatgtttttgagcttctttcgtGCAAAACTTCTATAATGCATTAACCCTTTGCCTCCgaaatttttgttttcatttttttttcttcaaatcaatttatattttgtgtgtagGTTTGCTATAGTATTGTAAACTGATTCTGTAAATTATTTGGTTTTAGTCATAATGGTTCATAAGTTATTCAATGTTGCCATATGGCAACGCTAGGATAATACGAGTACAAAAAAGTCTTAGGTATACAAAACCaacgttttattcattttcatgtttACAAAATATTTTAACCGTGATTTctgcaaataaaaaataagtagaaatagcTAAGAATTGCATGAAAATATATTCATTGTGCCAAGTTTGCCATTGCACACTATAATTGTAAAATAAGTCTATTTCCTTACTTAGTGTGGTAATCTCTGAAACACTTCACACACAATCCCACATTACATCTTGAACACTGAGTTCGGCCAATTGAAGTACAACCAGTATTTGCAcaccttctttttttgttatcctgGACAGGTTCAACAAGATGTCCTAAGTTGTCATATCTTACAAAATGTTGTGCTGGAAGAGTAGtcgattttcttcctttacctttggGTAAAATTCCAAACTGATTTAGGTAGCAAGCAGCAATTTCTCGACGAAACTGCAGTTGTGTTAGTGCACTGCCTTGTCCTTTCGATAGTTGCCATGCATTATGGACTGCCATGTCCAACATCCATGTGaacaaagaccaccaccatttcttgctttttattgaaattctatatttatttatgttttgatCCATTCTATCAGTCCCTCCCATACCTTTGTTGTACATTTTAATTCCATGAGGAATActgacttttattttctttttgtccactcTACTCCATCTGTCTACAGAACCAATTGGTTCACTACCATAGAGGGAAGAGGCTACAGTTACTACCGCATTATCTTTCCACCGCGATAATACTACCGATTCGTTCTTGTCTGATGCTGTCGCACTCATGAAAtagcctctctcttttttctccattgcTTTGGATTGCATTAGAGGACAGTCCTTCCCTACAGTGTTAGATTTAATTGTTCCAGTACCATTGTACCCCCTCTCCTTTAGTTCTATCAGCAGTGGTATTGTAGTAAAATAATTGTCAAAATAGAAACTGTAAGAGAGATTCCTTTTCTCTGTGCTATATTCATCAATCAGTTCTAGAACTGTTGCTGCTGGCTTCCCAAACTTAGCTTGCAATTCAATGTTACCTTTGTGTGACTTTCCCTGATAAGGTTCAAATGCAACAAGATAGCCTGAAACAGTGTTTTGGCACCAGACTTTATAGCCAAACCTAATGGGTTTATTGCGAATAGACTGCTTACAGCCATGTTTGCCAAAATATTTGACCATAGCCTCATCATGAGAAATTGCTTGGGTGGGAATGAAATGGTCCATAGATCGTTTCTGAAGGTGCTGTATAAGGGGCCTAAGTTTTGTATATTTGTCCTCTACATCTAGCTTAGTGTTGTCATTGAAATGTAGACACCTCATAATCCTGTCAAACCTATCTCTGCGCATAGCATTACAGACAGCCTCATTACGAAGATCAGGGCTAGAGGACCAGAATGAGGCTTTACTGGGCATGGGATTATATCCAGACACAATCAATACGAGTATACCAAAAAATACTTTGATTTCTTCCTTAGTGACACTGATGTCTGGCCAGTTTTTATAAGCACAGTAAAGCTTGGACTGCTGAACTATGAACTCAAAAAGTTCCTCATCAAAAAATAACTCAAAGAGTTCTGTAGGAGAAAAATCTCTGTACTTGCTATAGTCAGGCTCAGGAAACAAAGGCAATCcatccattattttctctcctattaTCCATTTTAGAGGTTCTTGACggattttttttgccttcttaCTGGGGGGTCTGGCGGTTTCCGTGTGAGGTTCATCATCGTCAGATTTGCCGACATCTGCTACACCACGACGGCGAATTTCTGCTCCAGCCAAAAGTTGGTTCCCACAAAGTCTTTCTGGttgttcatcctcttcacttGCAGAATCTTCATCAGTAAGCTCACGAACATCAGGGGGTTCCATATATACATCAAAGaactcatcttcatcctctaaAATGTCCAAAGCTTCGTTCACTGTAAGAGGCctgaaaagaaatatttgtacAAGAATTACCCTAGCGTGTCCATATGGCAACACCTaccttttattaattatttacatCTTAAAAGCTATAATAATTTTTATGTCTAGCGCATAACAAACCCACATAATTATTCTTTGAAATAGCATatgggagaaaaatatatattcaataGTATCGGAATAATTGACATACCTTTTCCTGCTTGTCAttttggagaagaagaaaacacacgtGGTGCCTAGGCGGCGTACGGCGCGAATCTAGTGAGTCATTATACGGCTCAGCATGTCGGCAGCGTAGAGGAAAACATATCTTACTGCATAAAGGTTGGTGGCAACACTTAGGTCAGATGTCAGGACCATTAAAGTATTTCAGCTATAGTGTTGCCATatggcaaaaacaaaaaaaagttttgagtCGTTTTAGGgattaaaacgccaaaataaatacaatgcGTCCTATATAGGACCATTATAGCGTCATTATAGGTCTGTTATCAGACCTATAATGCTAGCATTAAGACGTGTAATATCAATGTTTTAGGgtttcttaagtactaaaacgcttaaatatatgcaaagcaccctatatggaaaaagaaaactacattaAATAAAACGTATCTTTATGGCTTTACGTGTTTTATGGGGACTACGCATGCATtttaaacgttttggtacttgtgaaactcaaaaactctcaaaataaaagtttttcttattgttgttctgttttccagaaaaaaattgttttgtatgcgttttagcgtttttatacgtaagttCAAAAATATTCAGAAGACAAGTTTtcgataatattgttttttttttttttttttcccgtacagagtattttccatgctttttagggttctggtgcctaatacgttaataaacaagcaaagaaaacgTTTCTGTTAGGGTCTTTTCATTACTCTATATTAAGTGCTTTACatggattttgacgttttggtaactaacaagttttttttgtgtgtgtgttgttttgtttctttagaaaagtgtaatttgtatgcgttttagcgttttcgtacgtaaggcCAAAAGAACTCTAAAGACACGGTTTTGATGGAGTTTTGTTTTCCAAGATATCTTTCCAATGCTTTTatacgttttggtaccgaaaaaaaagaaaagcactgaaaagacacactaatggtaatgctattttattttcctatatattttttttttttttatgtaggaagggcactggccaagagcaacaaaaatctaataaaaaatgcccactgaaaagccagtcccataaaagggtcaaggcagtggtcaaaaattgatggataagtgtcttgaaacctccctcttgaaggaattcaagtcataggaaggaggaaatatagaagcaggcagggagttccagagtttaccagagaaagggatgaatgactgagaatactggttaactcttgcgttagagaggtggacagaataggggtaagagaaagaagaaagtcttgtgcagcgaggccgcggaaggaggggaggcatgcagttagcaagatcagaagagcagttagcatgaaaatagcggtagaagacagctagatatgcaacattgcggcggtgagagagaggctgaagacagtcagttagaggagagttgatgagacgaaaagcttttgattcccccctgtctagaagaacagtatgagtggaacccccccagacatgtgaagcatactccatacatggacggattcCATGTATGTATCCatacccttgtacagagttagcagctgggggggtgagaaaaactggtggagacgtcttagaacacctaacatcatagaagctgttttagctagagatgagatgtgaagtttccagttcagattataagtaaaggacagaccgaggatgttcagtgtagaagagggggacagttgagtgtgattgaagaagaggggatagttgtctggaaggttgtgtcgagttgatagatggaggaattgagtttttgaggcattgaacaataccaagtttgctctgccccaatcagaaattttagaaagatcagaagtcaggcgttctgtggcttccctgcgtgatatgtttacctcctgaaggattggacgtctatgaaaagacgtggaaaagtgcagggtggtatcattagcgtaagagtggataggacaagaagtttggtttagaagatcattaatgaataataagaagatagtgggtgacaggacagaacactgaggaacaccactgttaatagaattaggagaagaacagtgaccgtctaccacagcagcaatagaacggtcagaaaggaaacttgagatgaagttacagagagaaggatagaaaccgtaggagggtagtttggaaatcaaagctttgtgccagactctatcaaaagcttttgatatgtccaaggcaacagcaaaagtttcaccaaaatctctaaaagaggatgaccaagactcagtaaggaaagccagaagtagagccaccagtagagcggccttgacagaacccatactggcgatcagattgtgaagtgatagatttttaagaatcttcctgttgaggatagattcaaaaactttagataggcaggaaattaaagcaataggacggtagtttgagggattagaacggtcaccctttttaggaacaagttgaatgtaggcaaacttccagcaagaaaaaaaggtagatgttgacagacagagctgaaagagtttgactaggcaaggtgcaagcacggaggcacagtttcgaagaacaataggagggaccccatcaggtccataagtcttccgagggtttgggccagcgagggcatggaaaacatcattgcgaagaattttaataggtggcaaaaagtagtcagagggtggaggagagggaggaacaagcccagaatcgtccaaggtagagtttttagcaaaggtttgagcaaagatttcagctttagaaatagatgtgatagcagtggtgccatctggttgaaatagaggagggaaagaagaagaagcaaagttattggagatattttttggctagatgccagaaatcaagaggggagttagatcttgaaaggttttgacattttctgttaatgaaggagtttttggctagttggagaacagacttggcatggttccgggcagaaatataaagtgcatgagattctggtgatggaaagcttaagtaccttttgtgggccacctttctatcatatatagcacgagaacaagctgtgttaaaccaaggtttagaaggtttaggacgagaaaagagtgaggaatgtatgcttctatgccagacactatcacctctgttatgcactcagcacacaaacacgggtctctgacaaggaagcagtagtcattccagggaaaatcagcaaaataactcctcaggtggccccaactagcagaggcaaaacgccagaggcaccttcgcttagagggatccttaggagggattggagtgatagggcaagataaagatatgagattgtgatcggaggagcccaacggaga
It includes:
- the LOC135091599 gene encoding piggyBac transposable element-derived protein 3-like — encoded protein: MTSRKRPLTVNEALDILEDEDEFFDVYMEPPDVRELTDEDSASEEDEQPERLCGNQLLAGAEIRRRGVADVGKSDDDEPHTETARPPSKKAKKIRQEPLKWIIGEKIMDGLPLFPEPDYSKYRDFSPTELFELFFDEELFEFIVQQSKLYCAYKNWPDISVTKEEIKVFFGILVLIVSGYNPMPSKASFWSSSPDLRNEAVCNAMRRDRFDRIMRCLHFNDNTKLDVEDKYTKLRPLIQHLQKRSMDHFIPTQAISHDEAMVKYFGKHGCKQSIRNKPIRFGYKVWCQNTVSGYLVAFEPYQGKSHKGNIELQAKFGKPAATVLELIDEYSTEKRNLSYSFYFDNYFTTIPLLIELKERGYNGTGTIKSNTVGKDCPLMQSKAMEKKERGYFMSATASDKNESVVLSRWKDNAVVTVASSLYGSEPIGSVDRWSRVDKKKIKVSIPHGIKMYNKGMGGTDRMDQNINKYRISIKSKKWWWSLFTWMLDMAVHNAWQLSKGQGSALTQLQFRREIAACYLNQFGILPKGKGRKSTTLPAQHFVRYDNLGHLVEPVQDNKKRRCANTGCTSIGRTQCSRCNVGLCVKCFRDYHTK